The Amphiura filiformis chromosome 13, Afil_fr2py, whole genome shotgun sequence genome segment gacctttaaagattgaagatatggattttttcccaaaacaccaaaaaagattaggtctttttgggaaaaaaatccatatcttcaatatgaaaggtcaaaattttcaattgaccgtcggcttttcctccctgctacatacactttaagaatatgtcattagatttatataatttacttcgaggactgttatatatcaaaaaatttgaaaaatatcaaatttttataatttgtcataaaatttgtattatattgtgattttcaaaaaatgaaaattatttgatatcagaaagacatgcttcagattcagaatgcaattcgataggtctgaggtgctctcatgtcccacaaaaatactgtcaaaacgcaataaacgccattttagatcccttaaacatatggggtaatctctgataattatgtgatattgttggctggcaaaatagggagattttgGATGGTGGGAAGTACTGGTTGATTGGTGGTAGGGCCTATTGGTGAAAAGGATTAGTTGACGCTAATTCACATGTcctcctactcaaatattattatcaccaggttcggatggcatgagtaggaagcagacactgttagggtacaaacacccctacacatataCCCCCGGGCATATACCCCACATACATGGATTGCTAAATGGTCTTGTGGCctaaaaaaacaaccgacgttcgcaccttagggcctatattatagattaattcattcatagctctttttgtttttgagaatttaagcatacaaagtaacaagcaaaatttCGAGAAATATCATTTTTCGAAAACTTAACCCaaaaatagcacctttaaagccacactgtgaatgtaaaaagtggtagggtattctaaaagatagccaaTATTCTAagtaacaaaattcaatcattacttaggacctatgccctaagcttcattctagttgtgacatatttgtcatcataaaaatagacccaaatatttgaaggtgatgtgtgcatcaatagcttttggtcatcatcgtgttaccaggaaatgtacatatttccaatattcagtgatcttgcttatttattaataggcctacaggtcttcgatgtgagggattcaacttttaccatgtttactgcatgttgcatggtcaaacatgttacatgtagttgaaaattatccaacacataggcctattaagataacagaccaccacagacagaccactaggaacatgaatagagtaagatgtgtaaattaaatatgtcatcataactcagcaggtagctctcaccagagatattggatcacataccatacaacacactgagatactgaactcacacaaagcatgtatggtacccgtgtgtctgcccacatgatcccatagcctgccaagataagtgttctagtgaagagaaccagcaaaacttcctagtctagattcagaaaaattattttcctaaaacatatacctattttaccttaccatgcaaaatcaacacaatatttctgatatccgTTCAACCACATAGTTATAtgtttacacattacaagcataaaacatcataaaaacaaCTTGATTCAGGTACGTGCTTTCTTCATGAATTTCTGTTTCATACATAGCCTAGAAACAGCAATTTTTTATATCCAACTAATAAGTACCGcggccagctttgctggccccggtacaaaaaAGACCCCAATTTTATCTAACTGGAACCCAACTTTTAAAAACTTTTGTGAAATTGtccaatttggccaaaaatctgGGCCTCAAGTgtaaaaatgggtcaaattttcttggaaaattggtatagaTATGGGACCACTTTCAGATCTTGGATGGACAGCCAtaaccaaaccaaaacaaacaaccaGGGTTACAAGAATGCTTTGGTTTTATATCTTGCaaaagggtcaaaaattttctgAGGATTCCTTTTAAAAGCCaaacaaatatcaatattaattgGTCCATCCTCTTTCCCAAACTATTTTTTTACTTATATTTcaaacaaattatgaaaaaaaaaacacattttaatttcTTAAtcaaaatgcatcatgggatatgtAAATATTTCCTCCACTAATGAAAAGCTACTTGATGTCATAGTTAGCACTTATCTTCATATTTAACATGCCATTGCCGATGTGTGCACCGTTGTCCGTATGATGTAACACTTTGCCTGCATGAAATTGACTTAAATTTGATTTTGTGagttgatttttattttattttgctcagtttattgtaatatttttattattttgaagttTGTGTAGTAATGGAGATGAGTGTAATGTTTAGAATAGGGCATAGAGTGAGTATGGTTTGTTTGTTAACAATAGTGCAAAATGTTGTGTACATATAATAAACATAAATTGGACTTAACAAGtgactttttattattttttgtttcattaagTTAACTTTAATTTAGTCCCTGTgattatttagtattttagtttaaTTGTAAAATAGTAATTAGATATAAAGAGTAAGAGTTATTAAATTGttaagtttattttaaaaaatgtcaCGATGCTCAgcataaaaagcatttacaaaattAACTGGTTAGAAAGAAATATTACTAGAAATCAGTGTAAAAAGACCTATTTTGGAATAGCTAGATCATTTAAGATAATCAAATACCATAATTCTATATCATACTTCAGACCACATAGAGTATAGCATATTAAGCATTTGCCCTATTCTAGTCAATGCAGATTATACATACTTAAACTTCCTGTGCGGTGAGTTCTTTATTAGATTTTTCTTGTATACCTGGCGGTAACACATTGCCCACACACTTTTTTGTTCACTAATGAAgctgaaaaaaggaagaaaaatagcTGAAGGATTTAGCAATAAGAGTACTTTTTCTCCAGATAATTTTCAAACTATGATATTAGATTTTAAAAGCATAATACAAAGCATTAGTTTCACAACATTGTTGACTTTGACTACATGTCTAAAAGTGTGGTTacaaaactgaaacaaaatatttgttacaaaaacagcaaaaaatattattttcattttaccataATGTTAGTTTTGCCTCATTCATGAATTGTTATTTGATGATTGTTATTTTAGAGGTTTCTGAGATTTTTTAAAtcagaaaatttacaaaaaaaatcatcatttgtttttgcatatttgtaaaaaGAATGGATGCACTAACATACACATACACTTACAAAGctgaacaaaatatttgttacaaaaacagcaaaaaatattattttcaatataTCATAATGTTAGTTTTTCCTCATTCATGAATTGTTATTTGATAATTGTTATTTTAGAAGTTTCTGAGATTTCTTAAAtcaggaaatttaaaaaaaatccatcatttgtttttgcatatttgtaaaaaGAATGGATGCACCACCCTGCATATGATATACAAAACATGGCAGAataaggtaaaaatatcacatgtTGGTTAATGTTTTGGGAGTTTGTCTATACAGACAATGATATTAGCTACATACAAATTGAATGAAACTTCTTGATATAGcctaatcaatactgccattttcttttattttgccaattttttgttcatATGGAAAAATTGTATTGACTTTTCCTTCGCTTATAAGCCAAGTgtaatttttctatttttaacactttctctTTTATGATCACTGATAGAGCCTTTAATAAAAGACAACTAAACCAAAGAAAAATAACAACAACTAAAACAAAGACAATTTTAACAAGCTATGAGATTGCTTTCTGTTCAATTCCTTTATTTGGCATTTGCACAAACTTCTAAACTTAAACCATTGGGTGTGAAATACATATTATTTGCAATATACTTGTGTCTTTATACAGGTGTAACAAAAGAGGTGTTAACCTTCATAGGACAAATTTTTAAAACCAACTCTGAAATGTCAAATGTTTATCCTTTTTAACACTCTTTCATTGATCTTGATTTGCATTAAGATTGCTATATAGAAAGCTAAATAGTAAAGAAATCACTTAAGTGGTGCGCATAAGGTCTCAAAATCACttaaactcaaatatttttcactttttagaGTCAACAATGCCACACTCTTCTCTAATTAAGTTGAGAACAGATTTTCATCTCGGTGACATTTGTTTTTCTCCGAGCTATTTAATAGCGGGAAATGTACTTTTGCAAGAATCTTAGTTCTAAGGGTAATCTACCAGGGGTAATTCACACATAAGAATAAAACCGTATCATTGTAGATCAATGTACATCATTGTGATATTTCTATGGACTGTATTAATACTATTATGTCTAAACAGTGATATTCACCTGGCGGGCTCAAATAAATTTTGGTAGTTAAGTCATGTGCCGCCAGATCTCTGGCTCCAGACCAAGTTTGAGGACATAAAACAAGGTCTCCGGAACCAAAATGGGGCTTTGTTCCATACTTGATCTGAAATTCATCAGTATCACAACGATGTAGATTTGGCATCCCATGTGAATCACCCCCTTACGTACTTTTCAGTATGTCAATTTATCTTGAACTTCTCCGCTGATCTATTTCTAGCGGAAATATTTCAGTTGTGACCTATTTACGAGAAGGTTAAATTATTTCAGCTTTAAGCTATTTTGAAACATTAATGATGCTTTCAAATGGCACCCTGCATGCCTAATGGAATCGAAACGTTGAGCTGCAATCTTCAAGTTCATTAAGAAATGCTACACTCTATTTATTTGTATCATTTGCATCAATTGCAGTTTCGCAGATGTTACTTTCCTATAAAtaaacatttgaaattaataacatATAAATTTGTGATAACAAAATCGATTTCAATGAAAGTTCTAGCTTTACTATGCACTCAAAGAGTTTGAAAACATTTATTTGTATCATTTGCATCAATTTCAGTTTCGCAGATGTTACTTTCCTATAAAtaaacatttgaaattaataacaaataaatttttgataacaaaatcGATTTAAATGAAAGTTCTAGCTTTACTATTGCACAGAGTATGAAAATGGCATTGATGGAAAagaaatttagggtatgattGGAAATATGAtactaaaatttaatatttttttcattctaAAACTCTTTTGTATGCTGTGAGTTTTACACACACACCCTTCAATTTTTGTTAGGTTTAAATTTTCGCATTTTTCATGATTAATTCCAgaaccacaaatttaaaagttcACAAAAGTTTTTTTGAACCATAAatgtgctattctagttgaaatccatacacccctatggaagacatgaccttaatctcccacacagggagtgtgaatttcaaattgagtcacccattcaggtaaccacatttgaagttcacactcttcgtgtggaatattaaggtcatgtctttcacagggggtgtatggatataaaCTGGAATAACCTAATACAAGAAATTGCCCAAAACACTTAAAGTCACAAAAAAATTTTACCGCTAAAATATCCCATACACTGCTAAAATATCATGCTAATCATGTACAGTATCATGCAATCTATTTATTAAAAATTATGCAATGAATGTTTGAATAACATCATGTAACTCCTAGCAAAGGTGTATGTCCTTTAAACTCCCTCagtgataaaataaaatattatttttaggaACCTGTCTTTCCTAAGTCCTTAAGCAGTGACCTTTTATTATTATAGCCTTAGCTTCACCATGGATTTATCAAGTAATTTTAGCCTTTGTTGGTTTGCCTGTGGCTTAATCCTTTATAGCAGATTTTAATCTTAGAACGTAGGGCTATTTCACTTCTCGATCTCTTCCCTTTTTCTATTAACACCTTCTTCTATCTTCTCTTACCCTGTTTGTGTCATCCATCCTTACATCTTCGTTATATCATTTTCATCTTTTCTAATTTCATTACTCGTTCTTTCCCCCTGTTTACTTGATCACATCGGCTCTTCTCTTTTTCCATTTTCTACTCGACTCTGTCATTCACATATATCCCCTTTCTATAAAAAGTGTTTTTTCTCTTCCTTGGTCATTGGCTCTCCATCAATCTTCtcattctttctctttttttatcTCTCCCTCTCGTTCACAGTTTTTCTTTTTAAGTGGgttttcttcttcctttttttctttgtaCTTGTCACTGTCTCTCTATCAATCTCCTCCACCCTCTCTTTTTCATCTCTCTCTTCACATTTCCCATTTTAagtggtttcttcttcttttttttttgtcactgTCTCTCTATCAATCTTCTCCTTCTGTCTCTCTTTTTCATCTCTTCTCCCCCTCcctctctcttcctctctctcATTCATTTTCCCTTTCTCAATGTGCCTTTCTTTCTCTCTTGCTCCATCTCTCCCTGCCTCTCTCTTTGGCTCCTTCTTTTCTTCCTATCTCTTCCTCCCTCTTAActgctctctttctctctctctccctctctcttttcttctctctcattaattttcatcattcttaatcatgttaatgtcccGGCATAATGTGCCTTTCTTTCTTGCTCACTTTATCTCTCCCTGCCACTATCTTTGACTCTTTCTTTTCTCCCATTATCTTTCTACCTCCTCTCTCTCACCCTCCTTCTCCACTTCATTTCTGGCATTCTCATC includes the following:
- the LOC140168706 gene encoding LOW QUALITY PROTEIN: uncharacterized protein (The sequence of the model RefSeq protein was modified relative to this genomic sequence to represent the inferred CDS: substituted 1 base at 1 genomic stop codon), with protein sequence MISDTNIKPFSRKRWLIDGEEIQGKSIPKCSEIDENARNEVEKEGEREEVERXWEKRKSQKEEKKEPKREAGRDGAREKERHIEKGKMNEREEERGRGRRDEKERQKEKIDRETVTKKKEEETT